GTGTCCACTGCAGCTACAACCCGAACATCTTCCATAGCTGACAGCTTTTGAAGATGGATCTTTCCCATATGCCCGGCGCCAATTAACGCTATTTTTAACGGCATATGCCCCTCTTGGATGATCTTATAAAATTGGTCAGCTCGGCAATGTTCTCACCTTCAAGTTCTTCCTGAATTATTCTAAGAGATGTTTCAAGAGGAAGAGATGACCTGAAAAGTATTCTGTAGGCTTTCTTCAGTTTAGAAATTTCTTCCTTCGAAAAGCCACGCCGCTCAAGCCCGACTACATTTAAACCGTATGGTTTTGATCTGCCTCCTGCTGCTATGATAAAAGGAGGGATGTCCTTTGGAACTCCTGTTAGACCGCTTATAAAGGCATATTTACCGATTTTGCAGAACTGATGTACTGCACAAAGACCGCCGAATATTACAAAATCATCTACTTCGACATGTCCGGCTAAAGTAGCGCAGTTTGCCATGATTACATTGTTGCCGACCATACAGTCGTGGGCAATATGCGCATAGGCCATGATAAAATTGCTGTTTCCTACTTTTGTAACGCCGCCTCCGTGAGGCGTTCCTTTATTTATTGTTACATAATCCTTTATTATATTGTTGTTTCCGATAATTACAGTTGTATCCTCATCTTTGTAGGTTAAATCCTGAGGAGGACCACCTATGGATGCAAAAGGACTTATCGTACAGTTCTCACCGATTTCTGTGTTTCCCTGTATTACAACATGCATTAACAGTTTTGTACCTTTTCCTATTTTTACTTTGTCTTCGATGATGCAATATGGTCCTATTTGAACGTTTTCTCCGATCTCCGCATTTTTATTAATAATAGCTGTAGGATGTATCAATGTATTCTCCTCATTCCTGTTTTAACATTGCCATAATTTTTGCTTCTGCCACCAAATCGTTGTCTACAAAGGCTTTTCCTTCAAACAACCATATTTCTTTTCTATGTTTTATTACCTCTACAACAAGCTTCAGCTGATCGCCCGGTATAACCGGCTTCCTGAAACGTGCGTTATCAATGCTTGTAAACAATACGGAACCTTTTTTATCGGGAAAAGATTTGAATGCAAGTACACCACCTGCCTGTGCCATTGCTTCAATAATAAGAACGCCCGGCATAATTGGTTTTTGTGGAAAATGACCTGTAAAAAAAGGTTCATTAAAGGTAACATTTTTTATACCGACAATTCTTTTGGAAGGTTCATATTCCAATACCCGGTCGAGCAGTAAGAATGGATAGCTATGGGGTAACAGCTGCATGATTTCGTAAATGTCAATCATTATCGGCCTCCATCTGGAGCTTCTTTTCCATTTTTTTTATTCTATCGTATAATTTTGGGAGATTTTTTATATGACCTTGAAGCCTTAGCCATTCTTTATGCGGCATGTGAGGATTCCCTGAGATAAGCGAGTTTTCCGGTACGCTTTTTGTTATACCTGTTCCGCCTGCTGCTCTGACATTGTCTCCAACAACCGCATGATCTCTAACGCCAACCTGTCCTGCAAGAATCACATTTTTTCCTATAGTTGAACTTCCAGCAATGCCTACTTGAGAGACAATAATTGAATTTTCTCCTATGGATACGTTATGAGCAATCTGCACAAGATTATCTATTTTTGTACCTTTTTTTAACAGGGTTTTCCCGAGAGAAGCCCTGTCTATGGCAACATTTGCGCCAATTTCAACATCATCCTCAATTTCAACAGTACCTATTTGAGGAATCTTCACATGTTTCTCACCATCCCAAACATAACCGAATCCATCGCTCCCTAAAACTGCTCCACCATGAATTATAACTCTTCTGCCTATAGTTATCCTGTCATAAATGACTACATGGGGATATAGAATTGTTTCTTCACCTATTGTCACATCATCGCCTATATGAACAAAAGGGTAAACAACTGCTTTTTTTTCTACAATAGTCCTTTCGCCTATATATGCATAAGGATATATAGTGGCCTCATCGGAAATTTGTGATGTTTTTGCAACGAATGCTAACGGGCTTATCCCTTTTTCAATAATCTTCCGAGGATGAAACATTTCAATAACTTTTGCGTATTCCAGTGCAGGGTTTTTTGTAATAATAAAGTTTTTATTTTTAAATTCATCAGGATTTATATTCTTACCGATAATGATTGCCGATGCCTTACAATCTTTCAGATACTTTTTAAAACTGTTGTCTGTAAGAAATGTAATATCACCTTCTTTTGCTTCCTGTATACCTGATATGCCGGATATGGCAACAAATCCGTTGCCCGCTAAATTCCCCTGTATTTTTTCGGCAATTTCATCAAGTCTGATCATTTTTTATTTGTTTTCTTTTTCGCCGTTTCGTTATACAGGTTGATCACTTTATTTGTTATGTCGATGGACGGAGAAAGAAAAAGTGCCTGACTTTTTTCAATTATTATTGTGTGTTTATCCCTTTCGCCGATTGTTTTGACGACATCTTCAAGTTCTTTCAATATTTTTTGTGTGAATTCTGAATCTTTCTGCTGAAGTTCAGTCTGATAATCATTATATATTCTCTGGTAGTCCTTCGTTTTAGCCTGATACTGTTTTTCTTTTTCTGCTCTTGCTTCAGGAGTTATAGTTGCGCTCTGTTTTTCTATAGCGTCTTTCATCTTTTGCAGTTCACTCTGCTTATTTTCGAGGTCTTTTTTTACTTTTTCAAATTCTCCGGTCATGGCATTTTTTGCTTCCTTCCCTTTTTCTGATTCAAGCATTACTTTCTGAAGGTTTACAAATACGATATTCTGTGTTTGTGCTATTAAGGCAGATGGGAGAAGAAGCAATACAACTGCTACAAAAGCTAATGAAACTTTCCTCATGTTCCCTCCTAATTAGTATTGTGTTCCCATTGTAAAATCGAACACACTTCCTTTTTCACCGGATTTTGGGAAAAGATTGAATCCAATCTCAAGCCGTATTGGACCCATTGGCGAAAACCATCTTATTCCAAATCCCGCCGAAGCTTTCATGTAATCTTTTAGCATAAAACCTTTTGAATCGTCAAACCCTGCACCTGCGTCGTAAAATATTACCCCTTTTAAACCAACAGGTTTGTAAATAGGAAATATCCACTCTGTATTAAAATAAATCTGGTTTCGACTGCCTATAGATTCATCGTCAGTGTCTTTAGGCCCTGCTTCGCCATACTTAAAACCCCTAATTGTATCTATTCCGCCAACAAAAAAATTCTCGTAAACAGGCACTCTCTTCCCTCCGTATGACCTGATAGTGCCTACAGTGCCTTTTATAAAAAATTCGCTGTCCCAAAAGCCTGCCGGTATGTATTGTCCGTAAAAAACAATTGCTCTGTAAAAGAAATTATCACCGCCAAAAGGACCGCCGGCAATTTCTAAAGAAGCCTCTGAATGTACCCCTACATGTGGGTTCAGTATATCATCAATCGTGTTTTTTGTTAGAGCAAAGGTCATGCTGCTTGTTAGTGCCGTTCCTGCCTGTTGCATTATATAGGTGGTTGCAGATGCATCGATGTTTGTAACATCTGTGTTTTCCACCCTGTATTTGATGCTCCCTTTTATATCATCCGTAAAGGGCCGTATAAGAGATACACTACCGCCCTGTTTTTTATAATCGTAAGTGTCCATTATTCTTTTGTAATTAAACAAGCCTAAACCGGCGTTTAAGTTCAAATCAAAAATATATGGCTCAAGATATGAAAGCTGAAATTCCTGCGTAAAAGCTCCGAGAGAAGCGCTCAGGCCTACCCTTCTCCCTGTTCCTAAAAAATTCTCC
This genomic window from Pseudomonadota bacterium contains:
- the lpxA gene encoding acyl-ACP--UDP-N-acetylglucosamine O-acyltransferase, which translates into the protein MIHPTAIINKNAEIGENVQIGPYCIIEDKVKIGKGTKLLMHVVIQGNTEIGENCTISPFASIGGPPQDLTYKDEDTTVIIGNNNIIKDYVTINKGTPHGGGVTKVGNSNFIMAYAHIAHDCMVGNNVIMANCATLAGHVEVDDFVIFGGLCAVHQFCKIGKYAFISGLTGVPKDIPPFIIAAGGRSKPYGLNVVGLERRGFSKEEISKLKKAYRILFRSSLPLETSLRIIQEELEGENIAELTNFIRSSKRGICR
- the fabZ gene encoding 3-hydroxyacyl-ACP dehydratase FabZ → MIDIYEIMQLLPHSYPFLLLDRVLEYEPSKRIVGIKNVTFNEPFFTGHFPQKPIMPGVLIIEAMAQAGGVLAFKSFPDKKGSVLFTSIDNARFRKPVIPGDQLKLVVEVIKHRKEIWLFEGKAFVDNDLVAEAKIMAMLKQE
- the lpxD gene encoding UDP-3-O-(3-hydroxymyristoyl)glucosamine N-acyltransferase; translated protein: MIRLDEIAEKIQGNLAGNGFVAISGISGIQEAKEGDITFLTDNSFKKYLKDCKASAIIIGKNINPDEFKNKNFIITKNPALEYAKVIEMFHPRKIIEKGISPLAFVAKTSQISDEATIYPYAYIGERTIVEKKAVVYPFVHIGDDVTIGEETILYPHVVIYDRITIGRRVIIHGGAVLGSDGFGYVWDGEKHVKIPQIGTVEIEDDVEIGANVAIDRASLGKTLLKKGTKIDNLVQIAHNVSIGENSIIVSQVGIAGSSTIGKNVILAGQVGVRDHAVVGDNVRAAGGTGITKSVPENSLISGNPHMPHKEWLRLQGHIKNLPKLYDRIKKMEKKLQMEADND
- a CDS encoding OmpH family outer membrane protein yields the protein MRKVSLAFVAVVLLLLPSALIAQTQNIVFVNLQKVMLESEKGKEAKNAMTGEFEKVKKDLENKQSELQKMKDAIEKQSATITPEARAEKEKQYQAKTKDYQRIYNDYQTELQQKDSEFTQKILKELEDVVKTIGERDKHTIIIEKSQALFLSPSIDITNKVINLYNETAKKKTNKK